In one Arachis duranensis cultivar V14167 chromosome 9, aradu.V14167.gnm2.J7QH, whole genome shotgun sequence genomic region, the following are encoded:
- the LOC107465788 gene encoding probable aldo-keto reductase 1 yields MAEVQSIHIPRVKLGNQGFEVSKLGFGCANLTGAYAAGVSEEEGISIIKHAFNKGITFFDTSDIYGLNANEILVGKALKQLPRKKIQIATKFGVEKLDTNTFDMKINGTLSYVRSCCEASLKRLGFEYIDLYFQHRVDTTVPIEDTMGELKKLVKEGKVKYIGLSEASSDTIKRAHAVHPITAVQMEWSLWTRDIEEEIIPLCRELGIGIVPYSPLGRGFFGGKGVVENLPADSVLNAHPRYQVQNLEKNKKIYERIESLAKKHQCSPVQLALAWILQQGNDVARIPGTTKIKNLDQNIGALVVRLEERVLKEISDAVPIEDVAGTRHFNETHGKATWKLSNTPPKDSSISA; encoded by the exons ATGGCCGAAGTTCAGAGCATCCATATTCCTCGTGTGAAACTTGGTAACCAAGGCTTTGAG GTTTCAAAGTTGGGATTTGGATGTGCGAACCTTACTGGAGCCTACGCTGCTGGTGTTTCTGAAGAGGAAGGCATTTCTATTATTAAGCATGCTTTTAATAAGGGAATCACCTTTTTTGATACTTCTGATATTTATGGACTCAATGCTAATGAAATTTTGGTCGGAAAG gcTTTAAAGCAACTCCCTAGAAAAAAGATCCAAATAGCTACAAAGTTTGGCGTTGAAAAGTTAGATACGAATACTTTTGATATGAAGATCAATGGTACACTAAGCTATGTACGCTCATGTTGCGAAGCTAGTTTGAAACGTCTTGGATTTGAATACATTGATCTCTATTTTCAGCATAGAGTGGACACAACAGTCCCTATAGAAGACACA ATGGGTGAACTTAAGAAATTGGTGAAAGAGGGAAAAGTTAAATACATTGGATTATCTGAAGCTAGCTCGGATACAATAAAGAGGGCACATGCAGTTCATCCAATTACTGCTGTACAAATGGAATGGTCACTTTGGACTCGTGATATTGAAGAAGAGATAATTCCTCTTTGCAG agagCTTGGTATTGGAATTGTACCATACAGTCCTCTTGGTCGTGGCTTTTTTGGTGGTAAAGGAGTTGTGGAAAACCTTCCAGCCGATAGTGTTTTG AATGCTCATCCTCGCTACCAAGTACAGAACTTggagaagaacaagaagatataTGAGCGAATAGAAAGCCTTGCTAAGAAGCACCAATGCAGCCCTGTCCAATTGGCATTAGCGTGGATTCTCCAACAAGGCAATGATGTTGCGCGTATCCCTG GAACAACCAAGATTAAGAATCTGGATCAAAACATTGGTGCCTTAGTAGTGAGACTTGAAGAAAGGGTCTTAAAAGAAATTTCCGATGCAGTTCCAATTGAGGATGTAGCAGGTACTCGTCACTTTAATGAAACTCATGGAAAAGCTACATGGAAGCTTTCTAACACTCCACCAAAAGATTCAAGTATCTCAGCTTGA